The Streptomyces sp. NL15-2K genome contains a region encoding:
- a CDS encoding uracil-DNA glycosylase, whose translation MDTNGPMGPAGPAGSVGLAGLDERIAGCRACPRLVAWREEVARGKRAAFADWTYWGRPVPGFGPSDARLLVVGLAPAAHGGNRTGRMFTGDRSGDVLYQALYDVGLASQPTAVSADDGLELYGVRVTAPVHCAPPANKPTPEERDTCRPWLVQELNLLRPTLRAVVVLGAFGWQAALPAFAQAGWTVPRPRPAFAHGARVSLDGLDLFGCFHVSQRNTFTGRLTPVMLREVLRTAARAAGLHGLT comes from the coding sequence ATGGACACCAACGGCCCCATGGGTCCCGCCGGCCCGGCCGGTTCCGTCGGTCTTGCCGGGCTCGACGAGCGGATCGCCGGCTGCCGGGCCTGCCCTCGGCTGGTGGCGTGGCGCGAGGAGGTGGCCCGGGGCAAGCGCGCCGCCTTCGCCGACTGGACGTACTGGGGCCGACCGGTACCGGGCTTCGGGCCGTCGGACGCCCGTCTGCTCGTCGTCGGTCTCGCCCCGGCCGCGCACGGCGGCAACCGCACCGGCCGGATGTTCACCGGCGACCGCTCCGGAGACGTGCTGTACCAGGCGCTGTACGACGTGGGGCTGGCCTCGCAGCCCACCGCCGTCTCCGCCGACGACGGCTTGGAGCTGTACGGCGTACGTGTGACCGCGCCCGTGCACTGCGCCCCGCCCGCCAACAAACCCACGCCCGAGGAGCGGGACACCTGTCGGCCCTGGCTGGTCCAGGAGCTGAACCTGCTCCGTCCGACGCTGCGGGCCGTGGTCGTGCTCGGCGCCTTCGGCTGGCAGGCCGCGCTGCCCGCGTTCGCGCAGGCGGGCTGGACGGTACCCCGGCCGCGACCCGCCTTCGCGCACGGTGCGCGCGTGTCGCTGGACGGCCTCGATCTCTTCGGTTGCTTCCACGTCAGCCAGCGCAACACCTTCACCGGGCGGCTCACGCCGGTGATGCTGCGGGAGGTGCTGCGCACGGCGGCGCGAGCGGCGGGGCTGCACGGCCTGACTTGA
- a CDS encoding RNA-binding S4 domain-containing protein, with translation MAVERTDDDETGGTSGTAGTAGTAATGEDVDPKVAAAVAAAEAAGPQSGESVRVDSWIWSVRLVKTRSMGAAACKGGHVRVNGERVKPAHSVRVGDEVRVRQEGRERIVVVKRLIRKRVGAPVAVQCYVDNSPPPPPREAVAPAGIRDRGTGRPTKRDRRELERLRGLLGGGRPEEH, from the coding sequence ATGGCTGTGGAACGTACGGACGACGACGAGACGGGCGGGACAAGCGGGACTGCCGGGACCGCCGGGACTGCCGCGACGGGCGAGGACGTGGACCCCAAGGTCGCCGCCGCGGTGGCCGCCGCCGAGGCAGCCGGTCCGCAGAGCGGTGAGAGCGTGCGCGTCGACAGCTGGATCTGGTCGGTCCGGCTGGTCAAGACCCGTTCCATGGGAGCCGCCGCCTGCAAAGGCGGGCACGTGCGGGTGAACGGCGAGCGCGTGAAGCCCGCGCACTCCGTGCGGGTCGGCGACGAGGTGCGCGTACGGCAGGAGGGCCGGGAGCGGATCGTCGTGGTCAAGCGCCTGATCCGCAAGCGGGTCGGCGCCCCCGTGGCCGTCCAGTGCTACGTCGACAACAGTCCGCCGCCCCCGCCCCGCGAGGCCGTCGCCCCGGCCGGCATCCGCGACCGCGGTACGGGCCGCCCGACCAAGCGCGACCGCCGCGAGCTGGAGCGCCTGCGGGGACTGCTGGGCGGAGGCCGCCCCGAAGAGCACTGA
- a CDS encoding DoxX family protein, translated as MSETAASVPAGSAATSRTVVAESATTRGRRARIALRALQVFLALFYVIASALPKLIAHPTAVEGFDKMGWGSAGMYAIGVLELAGGIALLIPVLQSVAAVALSGLMVGAFVVSLTALDGENAATPLILIVPLALIAWARRGHNADLLRLVRRQA; from the coding sequence ATGTCCGAGACCGCCGCTTCCGTCCCCGCCGGCTCCGCCGCCACCTCCCGTACCGTCGTCGCCGAGTCCGCGACCACCCGCGGTCGCCGAGCCCGTATCGCCCTGCGCGCCCTGCAGGTGTTCCTCGCCCTCTTCTACGTGATCGCGAGCGCGCTGCCCAAGCTGATCGCGCACCCCACGGCCGTCGAGGGCTTCGACAAGATGGGATGGGGCAGCGCGGGGATGTACGCCATCGGTGTCCTCGAACTGGCCGGCGGAATCGCGCTGTTGATCCCGGTGCTGCAGTCGGTGGCGGCCGTGGCGCTGAGCGGACTGATGGTGGGGGCGTTCGTCGTCTCGCTCACCGCCCTCGACGGGGAGAACGCGGCGACACCGCTGATCCTGATCGTGCCGCTCGCCCTCATAGCCTGGGCGCGGCGCGGGCACAACGCGGATCTGCTGCGGCTGGTGCGACGACAGGCGTGA
- a CDS encoding class I SAM-dependent methyltransferase, with protein MRAGHQGTGPGPITPDGCAVELYSRLPAGPEPDIITAAVPAGARILELGSGVGRMTHPLLERGFTVTAVDESAEMLERVRGARTICSPIEELDLGERFDVVLLASFLVHTSDVKVRQALLRTCVRHVAEDGCVLIQREGEDYHTNVPRERVDPSGFTLRIASSEPVGDGVNSVLAEYEFPDATWTQTFRARPLTKEQFEEALAEAGLKVDKYLTEDRIWARAVPVS; from the coding sequence ATGCGAGCGGGACATCAGGGCACGGGGCCGGGGCCGATCACCCCGGACGGCTGCGCGGTCGAGCTTTACTCGCGGCTGCCCGCAGGGCCGGAGCCGGACATCATCACCGCGGCGGTACCGGCGGGCGCGCGCATCCTGGAGCTGGGCAGCGGGGTGGGGCGCATGACCCATCCGCTGCTGGAGCGGGGGTTCACGGTCACGGCGGTGGACGAGTCCGCCGAGATGCTGGAGCGCGTCCGCGGGGCACGCACGATATGCAGCCCGATCGAGGAACTGGACCTGGGCGAGAGATTCGACGTGGTGCTGCTCGCGTCGTTCCTCGTGCACACCAGTGACGTCAAGGTGCGGCAGGCGCTGCTGCGCACCTGTGTACGGCACGTCGCGGAGGACGGCTGCGTGCTCATCCAGCGCGAGGGCGAGGACTACCACACGAACGTGCCGCGCGAGAGGGTCGACCCCAGCGGCTTCACCCTGCGGATCGCATCGTCGGAGCCGGTGGGGGACGGCGTGAACTCGGTGCTCGCGGAGTACGAGTTCCCGGACGCGACCTGGACCCAGACGTTCCGGGCCCGGCCGCTGACGAAGGAGCAGTTCGAGGAGGCTCTGGCGGAGGCAGGGCTGAAGGTGGACAAGTACCTGACGGAGGACCGGATCTGGGCGCGGGCCGTGCCGGTGTCCTAG
- a CDS encoding acyltransferase domain-containing protein translates to MLPDADELAEVLLDLAVPHDDINELVRMGRRVTDDPELARLLEASVEDLVRGMGEIGGAGDPPELDWASGALRRCFPLYVFVAALPRTRAYHRERGIPADVSRRTLTDLGRNMAVHRRRHGTTGAQAPRWLTRHFRGELYQLGRLQFERARHGERTARVLAAAGLDVAPGTLCLNLHIPDFLGPLSPAACDRALALAGEFFARHYPEEKYRAALCHSWLLDPQLKRYLPADSNVVRFQERFRIAREDTEPADTEPVQFVFGDPELPVESLPRRTSVERAVGDHLRAGGHWYIGHGWFPL, encoded by the coding sequence GTGCTTCCGGATGCCGATGAGCTGGCCGAGGTACTGCTCGACCTGGCGGTACCGCACGACGACATCAACGAACTCGTACGGATGGGCCGACGGGTCACGGACGATCCGGAGCTGGCGCGGCTCCTCGAGGCGTCGGTCGAGGACCTCGTCCGGGGGATGGGGGAGATCGGCGGCGCGGGCGACCCGCCCGAGCTCGACTGGGCATCGGGCGCCCTGCGGCGCTGCTTCCCCTTGTACGTGTTCGTGGCGGCGCTGCCCCGCACCCGCGCGTACCACCGGGAGCGCGGCATACCGGCCGACGTCTCCCGGCGCACCCTCACCGACCTCGGGCGGAACATGGCCGTGCACCGCAGACGCCACGGCACGACAGGCGCGCAGGCGCCGCGCTGGCTCACCCGTCACTTCCGGGGCGAGCTGTACCAGTTGGGCCGGCTGCAGTTCGAGCGGGCGCGGCACGGGGAGCGTACGGCGCGGGTGCTCGCGGCGGCCGGGCTGGACGTGGCCCCCGGCACCCTGTGTCTGAACCTTCACATCCCCGACTTCCTCGGGCCTCTGTCACCGGCCGCCTGCGACCGCGCGCTGGCGCTGGCCGGCGAGTTCTTCGCGAGGCACTACCCCGAGGAGAAGTACCGGGCCGCGCTCTGCCACTCCTGGCTGCTCGACCCGCAGTTGAAGCGGTATCTGCCCGCGGACTCCAACGTCGTCCGGTTCCAGGAGCGCTTCCGGATCGCCCGCGAGGACACGGAACCGGCGGACACCGAGCCGGTTCAGTTCGTCTTCGGGGACCCGGAGCTGCCCGTGGAGAGCCTGCCCCGGCGCACCTCCGTGGAGCGGGCCGTCGGTGACCATCTGCGGGCGGGCGGCCACTGGTACATCGGGCATGGCTGGTTTCCGTTGTGA
- a CDS encoding DUF6343 family protein, with protein sequence MRTGSEPTTARSALRLRFWLSAWGLIWAVFGTIAFALAGRPGWAIACGVLWLVITVDMTLILRHIRQGPHYQPGRDIPPYRPPDRP encoded by the coding sequence ATGCGTACGGGCAGTGAACCGACGACCGCGCGCAGTGCATTGCGGCTGCGCTTCTGGCTGAGCGCGTGGGGGCTGATCTGGGCCGTCTTCGGCACGATCGCCTTCGCGCTCGCCGGACGCCCGGGCTGGGCGATCGCCTGCGGGGTGCTGTGGCTGGTGATCACCGTCGACATGACGCTGATCCTGCGGCACATCCGCCAGGGCCCGCACTACCAGCCGGGCCGCGACATCCCGCCGTACCGCCCGCCGGACAGGCCCTAG
- a CDS encoding tetratricopeptide repeat protein produces the protein MPETSGSTGRTPETHVIDFRAAEQLLAARDPRGAVKLLDSVVAAHPENTAARLLRARAFFAAAQLRPAELEFTIVLEREPDNAFAHFALARTYERQGRQDQARRHFRLAAALDPKPEFLQAARFDS, from the coding sequence GTGCCCGAGACCAGCGGTTCCACCGGACGTACTCCCGAGACGCATGTCATCGACTTCCGCGCCGCCGAGCAGTTGCTCGCCGCACGGGACCCGCGGGGCGCGGTGAAGCTGCTCGACTCGGTCGTCGCCGCGCACCCGGAGAACACCGCCGCACGGCTGCTGCGCGCGCGTGCCTTCTTCGCGGCCGCGCAACTGCGACCCGCGGAGCTGGAGTTCACCATCGTCCTGGAGCGCGAGCCGGACAACGCGTTCGCGCACTTCGCGCTCGCCCGGACCTACGAGCGCCAGGGCCGCCAGGACCAGGCCAGGCGCCACTTCCGCCTGGCGGCCGCGCTGGATCCGAAACCGGAGTTCCTGCAGGCGGCACGCTTCGACTCGTGA